From Deltaproteobacteria bacterium:
GGGCTTGGCGACAGGTCCCTTTTGCCGGCTGAAACGTCAAGAGCCATGCGGCACACCGGCATCTTTCATCTTTTGGCCATATCAGGAGTCCACCTGGCCGCCGCCTTGCTGATGGGATACCTGTTGGCCCGTCCCTTGGGCGCCGTAATAGCAGGTGGTGGCTGTCCGGGCCTGTTCCTCGGCATTCGAATGGTCGCAGGAGGTCTGCTCTGTATTTATTACCTGTCCATTACCGGATTGTCCCCTTCCGCATCCAGGGCCGGGGTTTTCGCGGCACTGATAGCTTTGGCATTGATGGTAAAAAGGGAAGTCCATCCCATGAATGTCCTTGCGTTATGCTACCTGGTCATCGGTTCATTTTCCGCTGTTCCTCAGCCGGGGATCTCGTTGGCTCTTTCCATGCTTGCGTGTCTGGGTATCTTTGTCTCCGTTGGGCAGGGGGCGAAGGACCTGACGGCCGCGATGAGGGTGTCGGCAGGTGCATTTATCTTTACGCTTCCTCTGGTTGTGATGGTGTTCAGGGGGATTCCCCTGTTGGCTCCGGCGATCAACCTGGTCGTCGGAATTCCCTTCGCCGCCATGCTTATCCCCGGGGTGGTCCTTGGTGACGTCCTTTCAGTTGTCCTGCCCCACGGGGCGAATGCTGTTTTTGCCGCATGTGCCGGCCTTGGTGGAATATTAACGGCGTTTGTCGCTGTTCTCGGGAGGGCCAGGTGGATCTATCTCCCCCTGAACGGATTCGGATGTGTTGCGGCCGCGGCCGCAGGCGTTTTATGCGCGTTTCTGTGGGTTCGATGGCGGGGAAACCTGAGGCGTGGCGTAATTCTTATTATCTTCATATTCGCTGCCGCCATGGTGGGGAATTTTTTTGGCGGCCGGCTTGCTTTCAACAGGTTTGAAATTCAATTTCCCGGCCTGGGCCAGGCCGACGCCGCCATCCTGAGGGTCTCCGGCAAAACGGTTATGGTGGATGCCGGCCCACCCGGCGTTGGGCTGCGCAGACCCCCCATTGCCCGTACGATGGAAAGGGAGGGGATAAGAAGGATTGATGCCCTTATTCTCACCCACCCACATCCGGACCATGTGGGAGGGGCGGCATTTCTGATGAAAAACTGGGATGTTGACGAGGTCATTCTTCCCCAGACCCGGCAGGCACTTGATCTTTGGCGGAAGGTCCTGGTGAACGTCCCGCCGGGTACCATTGTGCGGTTCATAACCAAGGGGGATTCTGTCAGGGTAGGAGAGATGGAATTTGAAGCGAAGGCTCCATTCTCCGAAAGGTATCGGAAGGGAGAGGATCTGAATCGGCTTTCCCTGGTCATGTTGCTGCGCTGGCGTAATTTTTCCGCCTTATTGACCGGTGACGCCCCTTGGAGTTCAGTGGAAAAGATAATCGGCCGGATCGACAGTCTTGATCTTCTCAAGATCCCACATCACGGGAGCGCCAAAGGTTTTGACCCCGCCTCCATGGAAAGGATCGGCATGGTTAAAGGGGTGTTCCGAAAACTGCTGGCCGTGTACACTTCCGATCCACCTGGGAAAAGGGCCCTTCCTTCTTTGAAGGTTGTCAGGTGGTTTGAACGTGCAGGGGCACGGTTTTTACTGACAGGACGTGGAGAGGGTGTTAACATTGTTTGCCGTTCTCCACGAAAGTGGAGAAACGGTGGGGCTGGGAAAGTTGACATCCATTATAGCTTCTGATAGAAAAATTCTTATTTTCTATATTGTTAGATGAGTTTCAACTGGGGAAATCGATGAAGAAATTCACGGTCCTTGTGGTTGACGATGACAAATTCTCCAGGACTTTCTGCCGCCAGATCCTGGAGGAAGAGGACAATATGGTGGTTGAAGAGGCCGCAGGGGTTGATGAAGCCCTGGACAGGGTAAGGGATGGTGAAATTGATCTTGTCGTCTCCGACATGGTCATGCCGAAAAAATCAGGTCTTGATCTTGTCAAAAGCTTAAGCCTGGAATCACCTGATCTCAAGGTTATCGTTATCACCGGCCACGCCTCCATTGAAAACGCGGTGGAGGCAATGAAGCTTGGGGCCCTGGACTACATTAGAAAACCTCTGAACCCCGGCGAATTCAAGGTGGTCGTACAGCATGCCCTTGATCGACTTCGCCTTGCCAAAGAAAACAGGGAATTGAAGAACAGCCTGAACCTTTACAATGTCAGCAACCGGATCATGCGAACCATCGAGATCGAGGATCTGTATGAGGTTGTCTTTGAAAAGATGCTCCAGGAAGTTGGCGCCACAAGGGGGTTTCTCTATCTCATCGACCAGGAACAGGGGGATTCAAATATCGTTATCTCCGAGGGCTTCGATGTGGATCGAAATCCCGATCTGGACCGGAAGGTCTTTGAGCTTTACGGAGGCGCGCTGTCGGAGGCCACCGTCCCATACTGCCCCGAAGTTATTCTTCCCCTGAAGATCAACTATCG
This genomic window contains:
- a CDS encoding MBL fold metallo-hydrolase — encoded protein: MQPDSPGNNRGIVPRKPASSLLAVGFLCGSLLGMVVPVYPKPALPPAAAVAVLSIIAPTPFILAAAGFSLGILTSVIPGPSRDHEMPPDIIGSIEGKVLSVKAGRAGSGVATVSVDRVFLPQPAKVRLEAHLRLSGGPMPSAGDRIRAPVHLIPFAPENRPGFLYFGNVGSRGWILIREGGYFSHIRRKIRSALLKGGGRFGPSATGVLTSIGLGDRSLLPAETSRAMRHTGIFHLLAISGVHLAAALLMGYLLARPLGAVIAGGGCPGLFLGIRMVAGGLLCIYYLSITGLSPSASRAGVFAALIALALMVKREVHPMNVLALCYLVIGSFSAVPQPGISLALSMLACLGIFVSVGQGAKDLTAAMRVSAGAFIFTLPLVVMVFRGIPLLAPAINLVVGIPFAAMLIPGVVLGDVLSVVLPHGANAVFAACAGLGGILTAFVAVLGRARWIYLPLNGFGCVAAAAAGVLCAFLWVRWRGNLRRGVILIIFIFAAAMVGNFFGGRLAFNRFEIQFPGLGQADAAILRVSGKTVMVDAGPPGVGLRRPPIARTMEREGIRRIDALILTHPHPDHVGGAAFLMKNWDVDEVILPQTRQALDLWRKVLVNVPPGTIVRFITKGDSVRVGEMEFEAKAPFSERYRKGEDLNRLSLVMLLRWRNFSALLTGDAPWSSVEKIIGRIDSLDLLKIPHHGSAKGFDPASMERIGMVKGVFRKLLAVYTSDPPGKRALPSLKVVRWFERAGARFLLTGRGEGVNIVCRSPRKWRNGGAGKVDIHYSF